TGCTCGCAGGGGGGTACACGATCGAGAAAGTGCTCGAAGCCTACCCGGATCTAACTCGCGAAGACGTGGCGGAAGCTCTCAGCTATGCTCGCCAAGTAATCGACGAGGAGAAGGTTGTCCAGCGTGCCTGAGCCGTTCGCGGTCCTTTTCGATCAGAACGTACCCCAAGCTGTCGCCCCACGTGGCTTCGCGGATTGCGGCCTTCGTGGGACGTGCACCACGCGACCGAGGTAGGTCTGGCCGGGAGGAGTGACCGTGAAGTCTTCGACTGGGCTCAGGCGTGTCAGGCGATCATCATCACATTCGACGAGGACTTCGCGGACCAGCGATCCTTCCCAGTTGGAGCACACTATGGTGTTGTTCGGCTTCGGGGGTGGCCCACGACGATCGAGGAGACTCAGGACGCACTCGAGCGCCTCCTGGTAGAGGTTTCCACCAGTGAACTTTCGGGTTCACTGGTGATCGTTGGTCGTACTCGCATCCGCGTC
The window above is part of the Candidatus Methylomirabilis limnetica genome. Proteins encoded here:
- a CDS encoding DUF433 domain-containing protein — encoded protein: MEDRISVDPKVCSGKPCIRGTRIMVKNILGMLAGGYTIEKVLEAYPDLTREDVAEALSYARQVIDEEKVVQRA
- a CDS encoding DUF5615 family PIN-like protein; translated protein: MRPSWDVHHATEVGLAGRSDREVFDWAQACQAIIITFDEDFADQRSFPVGAHYGVVRLRGWPTTIEETQDALERLLVEVSTSELSGSLVIVGRTRIRVRPSWPGMS